One Camelus dromedarius isolate mCamDro1 chromosome 6, mCamDro1.pat, whole genome shotgun sequence genomic region harbors:
- the AKIRIN2 gene encoding akirin-2 encodes MACGATLKRTLDFDPLLSPASPKRRRCAPLSAPTSAAASPSSAAAATAASFSAAAASPQKYLRMEPSPFGDVSSRLTTEQILYNIKQEYKRMQKRRHLETSFQQTDPCCTSDAQPHAFLLSGPASPGTPSAASSPLKKEQPLFTLRQVGMICERLLKEREEKVREEYEEILNTKLAEQYDAFVKFTHDQIMRRYGEQPASYVS; translated from the exons ATGGCGTGCGGAGCCACTCTGAAAAGGACTCTGGATTTCGACCCACTGCTGAGCCCGGCGTCCCCGAAGCGGAGGCGATGTGCGCCATTGTCGGCGCCCACCTCGGCTGCCGCCTCCCCGTCGTCGGCGGCCGCGGCCACCGCCGCCTCCTTCTCGGCCGCAGCCGCCTCGCCGCAGAAGTATCTCCGAATGGAGCCCTCTCCCTTCGGCGACGTCTCCTCCCGCCTCACCACAG aacaaATTCTGTACAACATAAAGCAAGAGTATAAGCGTATGCAGAAGAGAAGACATTTAGAAACTAGTTTCCAACAGACAGATCCATGTTGTACTTCTGATGCACAGCCACATGCATTTCTCCTCAGCGGACCAGCTTCACCAG GGACTCCATCAGCAGCATCctcaccattaaaaaaagaacagcccTTATTCACTCTACGGCAGGTTGGGATGATCTGTGAGCGTTTATTGAAAGAACGTGAAGAGAAAGTTCGAGAAGAGTATGAAGAAATATTGAACACAAAACTTGCAG AACAATATGATGCATTTGTGAAGTTTACGCATGATCAAATAATGCGACGATATGGAGAACAGCCTGCTAGtt aTGTTTCATGA